A single window of Pontibacillus chungwhensis DNA harbors:
- a CDS encoding YceG family protein: protein MQFQAVCSTLVEGVKEYKWKEVLKQRNEERSGYGVEEKTLYVPQYIAHVLGMAEDEDEYYNEIYDLAHDDEYVSLYPLNSELNKQIDSETLKSLQELIKMHQQDPLTPNRFVAFLDGKKILPRLTNGVYNKHLRKILMDVLSLYGEKHAGNLKDPDFQRVIVDLIKWTNNHVHPWMEAQEGEGNFPKVLWYGDATKSQTYFLYYMYRLGFDLVIYHPNKLNIFERFDLDVSRSIVVENAYSAEPKPFPTERKKRSSTVAYKASKQIERAINHDNSQIYKPWQFRDYIPASVTMKTTYDEIFILSKEKAFVRPDFYIENQTVYIPSIFAKVVGVTENRNEYWSRVQQLLEEENAHLVKQFPFTEEIKGNYLYHYRHSLDGRGQLDASKMMGGNFWQYKHLPDGLQRGIAEAIIRLCEQNKLYPESGESSEDVALYLFKQSTQMPDVFMRLLQKFDYSQDVPKVILYNNEYNGGLTRSDAVLLLLLHELGVDLVLYSPTGNKDLEQFIEKEVFDLHMLDDMVFDLEFKQSFGIKDKLKSRLLKLLGE, encoded by the coding sequence ATGCAATTTCAAGCGGTTTGCTCCACACTAGTAGAAGGTGTGAAGGAGTATAAATGGAAAGAAGTATTGAAACAACGAAACGAAGAGCGCTCTGGATATGGCGTTGAAGAGAAAACGCTATACGTGCCCCAATATATAGCGCACGTACTTGGAATGGCTGAGGATGAGGATGAATATTACAATGAAATCTATGACCTAGCTCATGATGATGAATATGTTTCTCTATATCCTTTAAACAGTGAGCTCAATAAACAAATTGATTCTGAAACATTGAAATCATTACAAGAGTTAATAAAAATGCACCAGCAAGACCCATTAACGCCAAATCGTTTTGTTGCTTTTCTTGATGGAAAGAAAATTCTACCCAGATTGACCAATGGGGTTTATAACAAACACCTCCGTAAAATTCTTATGGACGTATTATCTCTTTACGGGGAAAAACATGCTGGAAATTTAAAGGACCCTGACTTCCAGCGTGTCATTGTTGACCTTATTAAATGGACGAACAATCACGTTCATCCTTGGATGGAAGCACAAGAAGGAGAGGGGAACTTCCCTAAAGTGCTCTGGTACGGGGACGCCACAAAAAGTCAAACCTACTTTCTGTACTACATGTATAGACTCGGCTTTGATTTAGTGATTTATCATCCGAATAAATTGAATATATTTGAACGCTTTGATCTGGATGTCTCAAGGTCGATCGTCGTTGAGAATGCCTACTCGGCAGAACCAAAGCCTTTCCCAACCGAGAGAAAGAAACGGAGTTCGACGGTTGCTTACAAGGCATCTAAACAAATTGAGAGGGCTATTAATCATGATAACTCTCAAATTTATAAGCCATGGCAATTTAGAGATTATATTCCTGCGTCTGTGACCATGAAGACAACGTATGATGAGATCTTCATACTCTCTAAAGAGAAAGCTTTCGTGAGGCCTGATTTTTATATAGAGAATCAGACCGTTTATATTCCTTCCATCTTTGCGAAAGTAGTCGGTGTAACCGAGAATCGCAACGAGTATTGGTCAAGAGTACAACAATTATTAGAGGAAGAGAACGCACATCTTGTAAAACAATTCCCATTTACAGAAGAGATAAAAGGGAACTACCTGTATCACTACAGACATTCATTAGACGGAAGAGGACAGTTAGATGCTTCTAAAATGATGGGCGGGAATTTCTGGCAGTACAAGCACTTGCCGGATGGTTTACAAAGAGGAATTGCCGAAGCGATTATTCGATTGTGTGAACAGAATAAATTGTACCCTGAAAGCGGAGAAAGCTCTGAAGATGTGGCGCTCTATCTATTTAAACAAAGTACACAAATGCCTGATGTATTTATGCGTCTTCTTCAAAAATTTGACTACTCGCAAGATGTGCCAAAAGTTATTCTCTATAACAACGAATATAACGGTGGCTTAACACGAAGCGATGCTGTTTTGCTTCTTTTGTTGCATGAACTTGGCGTAGATCTAGTTCTGTACAGTCCTACAGGAAACAAGGATTTAGAACAGTTCATTGAGAAAGAGGTATTTGACCTTCATATGCTTGATGATATGGTCTTTGATTTAGAGTTTAAACAAAGTTTTGGGATTAAAGATAAATTGAAATCTAGATTATTAAAATTACTAGGAGAGTGA
- a CDS encoding helix-turn-helix domain-containing protein, which translates to MLFASDLDRTIIFSKRFIQPVKEDRSYRAIEEVNGKEQSFMTETAIHLLNKVRSSVMFVPVTTRTKAQYERIELFQSNQTPPYAVVSNGAVILINGKVDEEWHEHIVNRCNQECVSREEIRAKLKESFSKEWLIEERDADGWFFYYIVDPEKTNEEAIHNFQEWCDVKGWEATLHGRKFYLIPKPINKGDAVTFIKDRENQAFSISAGDSLLDVPMLSSTTIAFTAKGSELDSDHSPVTSLRVTDKEGILSPESLLLEVLLLSSSNLDQPEILSSKTACMLWGIDSSTLRKRKDDFPAGTIRKFGSSYAVTVSGMKAVFGSPLPSASPIERGVTL; encoded by the coding sequence ATGTTATTTGCAAGTGATTTAGATCGTACGATTATCTTTTCTAAACGTTTTATACAACCTGTAAAGGAAGATCGGAGCTATAGAGCAATTGAAGAAGTGAACGGAAAAGAACAATCATTTATGACAGAAACAGCCATACACCTTCTGAACAAAGTCCGTTCTTCTGTGATGTTTGTTCCAGTAACAACTAGAACAAAAGCACAATATGAACGAATCGAATTATTCCAAAGCAATCAAACACCTCCCTATGCGGTAGTTAGTAACGGAGCTGTCATTCTCATAAATGGTAAAGTAGACGAGGAGTGGCATGAACACATCGTAAATAGATGTAATCAGGAGTGTGTTAGCAGGGAGGAGATTCGTGCTAAACTAAAAGAAAGCTTTTCAAAAGAATGGTTAATAGAAGAACGTGATGCGGATGGTTGGTTCTTCTATTATATAGTGGATCCTGAAAAGACGAATGAGGAGGCTATTCATAACTTTCAGGAGTGGTGTGACGTGAAGGGGTGGGAAGCGACCTTGCATGGGAGAAAGTTTTATTTAATCCCAAAGCCTATTAACAAAGGGGATGCGGTCACCTTTATTAAAGATAGAGAAAATCAGGCGTTCTCCATTTCTGCAGGGGATTCCTTATTAGATGTTCCCATGCTTTCGTCCACTACCATAGCCTTTACAGCAAAAGGAAGTGAGCTTGATTCTGATCATTCACCAGTAACTTCGCTTCGAGTAACCGATAAGGAGGGGATCCTTTCCCCGGAAAGTTTGCTTTTAGAGGTTTTATTACTTAGTTCGTCGAATTTAGATCAACCTGAAATTCTTAGTTCAAAGACAGCGTGTATGTTATGGGGAATTGATTCCTCTACGTTGCGTAAACGAAAAGATGATTTTCCTGCAGGAACCATTCGGAAATTTGGTTCTTCCTATGCTGTAACGGTAAGTGGTATGAAAGCTGTCTTTGGTTCACCTTTACCATCCGCATCTCCAATTGAAAGGGGGGTTACCCTGTAA
- a CDS encoding cysteine protease StiP family protein: protein MGSYAREDVLFLLKNLNGQVEEDGLEVREKAIQSGVHYSEMLPIEYSPTATYMNLYEKALDYYKEKVAKAAGLVSEQILKRSGKQLVLVSLARAGTPIGILIKRYLKLAYGLDVPHYSVSIIRGRGIDENALHYIRRCHPDHLIQFIDGWTGKGAITKELQESCKHLNLEGLSLDPTLAVLADPGHCSALYGTREDFLIPNACLNSTVSGLVSRTVLNREYIGEDDFHGAKYYTHLADADRSNEYIDVITKELEKVMPCVKREAQSFKVLDEEPSWQGLQEVKNIQREQGIEQIHHIKPGVGETTRVLLRRVPWKVLVKDRNDPALSHIFQLARENDVPIEEYDGMSYACCGLIKKV from the coding sequence ATGGGAAGTTATGCACGTGAAGATGTCTTGTTTCTTCTGAAAAATTTAAACGGTCAAGTCGAAGAGGATGGATTAGAGGTTAGGGAGAAGGCTATTCAATCTGGGGTTCATTATTCTGAAATGCTCCCTATTGAGTATAGTCCAACAGCTACCTATATGAATTTATATGAAAAGGCGCTAGATTATTATAAAGAGAAAGTGGCTAAAGCAGCTGGTCTTGTTTCTGAACAGATCCTAAAACGAAGCGGAAAACAGCTCGTACTTGTTTCCTTGGCTCGAGCTGGCACTCCGATAGGCATCTTAATTAAACGATATTTGAAGCTGGCTTATGGGCTAGATGTTCCTCATTATAGTGTTTCTATTATTCGAGGTCGCGGAATTGACGAGAATGCACTTCATTATATTCGCCGTTGTCACCCGGATCATCTCATCCAATTCATAGATGGGTGGACTGGAAAGGGAGCTATTACGAAAGAGTTACAAGAGTCATGTAAACATCTGAACCTAGAAGGTCTGTCCCTTGATCCAACATTAGCCGTTCTAGCTGACCCAGGTCATTGTTCTGCATTATATGGTACTAGAGAAGATTTCCTTATTCCAAATGCATGTTTAAACTCTACGGTTTCTGGACTTGTAAGTAGAACAGTATTGAACAGGGAATATATCGGGGAAGATGACTTTCATGGTGCCAAGTATTATACACATTTAGCAGATGCGGATCGGTCAAACGAATATATAGATGTTATAACGAAAGAATTAGAGAAGGTCATGCCTTGCGTCAAGCGTGAGGCACAAAGTTTTAAAGTGTTGGATGAAGAACCGTCCTGGCAAGGTTTGCAGGAAGTAAAAAATATTCAGCGCGAACAAGGTATTGAACAGATCCATCATATTAAACCTGGGGTAGGAGAAACAACGAGAGTGTTACTCCGGAGAGTACCGTGGAAGGTGCTTGTAAAGGACCGGAATGACCCGGCACTAAGTCATATTTTTCAACTTGCCAGAGAGAACGATGTGCCAATTGAAGAATATGATGGGATGTCTTATGCCTGCTGTGGCTTAATTAAGAAAGTATGA
- a CDS encoding phosphoribosyltransferase family protein, with protein MMTNHTLTYSKKKVFHYPITDRLQVTVHEESNPFGIDLNQLFNMAARINKNRSFLFVSKVLGKHIPVEPQRALDTGALLAALYQEHLLGIKHPSYSDWVQSVAQHLPTQATTGASQTVLPQSHLFIGFAETATALGHAVFENFQNAHYIHSTREVLESVRPTFEFQEEHSHATDQICYGKRELFENNDPIVLVDDEITTGKTALNIIEALQEAYPRTEYTVLSILDWRTKKHRQQFKELEQRLGIRVRVLSLVSGTIEVNGDPDLTPVKEEVPSIQPEADVRTLKVKPIFPYQSTEYTQSITTSGDVKERSYLSYSGRFGLSSDEQFLLEGAIKRLGTYLSMVRKGKSTLCLGTGEFMYIPMKAASHMGNDVCYQSTTRSPIHAITREGYAVQNAYQYPSPEDASISHYVYNIPYKQYDEIFVFLEHGSRGECYEPLIDELKKTGASVIYLVDFSS; from the coding sequence ATGATGACAAATCATACGTTAACTTACTCGAAAAAGAAAGTGTTCCATTATCCTATCACAGATAGACTTCAAGTAACCGTTCATGAGGAATCAAATCCTTTTGGAATCGACTTGAATCAATTGTTTAATATGGCAGCTCGGATAAATAAGAATAGAAGCTTTCTCTTTGTGAGTAAAGTTTTAGGCAAGCATATTCCTGTAGAACCTCAAAGAGCGCTTGATACAGGAGCTTTACTTGCTGCTTTATACCAGGAACATCTGCTAGGGATAAAGCACCCATCTTATTCGGATTGGGTTCAGTCAGTCGCCCAACACCTTCCTACTCAGGCGACAACGGGCGCTTCTCAAACGGTTCTTCCCCAATCCCATCTATTTATAGGATTTGCCGAAACGGCTACGGCATTAGGTCATGCCGTATTTGAGAACTTTCAAAACGCCCATTATATACATTCGACCAGAGAAGTGTTAGAAAGTGTTCGTCCTACTTTTGAATTTCAGGAAGAGCATTCCCACGCAACTGATCAGATTTGTTATGGAAAGCGTGAATTGTTCGAGAATAACGATCCAATCGTGTTGGTAGATGATGAAATTACAACAGGAAAAACCGCTCTAAATATCATAGAGGCTTTACAAGAGGCCTACCCCCGAACAGAATATACGGTTCTTTCTATTTTAGATTGGCGTACAAAAAAACATAGGCAACAATTCAAAGAACTAGAGCAGCGTTTAGGAATTCGAGTGCGGGTTTTAAGCTTAGTCAGTGGGACGATCGAAGTAAATGGCGATCCAGACCTTACCCCTGTAAAAGAAGAAGTTCCCTCTATTCAACCAGAAGCGGATGTTAGAACGCTAAAAGTTAAGCCGATTTTTCCTTATCAGTCAACGGAATATACACAATCTATAACAACCTCAGGAGATGTGAAAGAGCGCTCATATTTAAGTTATTCTGGCCGCTTTGGTTTAAGTAGCGATGAACAATTCTTATTAGAAGGGGCCATTAAGAGATTGGGAACCTACTTATCTATGGTCCGTAAAGGGAAGTCTACATTGTGTCTTGGAACAGGGGAGTTTATGTATATTCCTATGAAAGCTGCTTCTCATATGGGAAATGATGTTTGTTATCAATCAACGACAAGAAGCCCAATTCATGCTATCACTCGGGAAGGATATGCGGTTCAGAATGCTTATCAGTACCCTAGTCCAGAAGATGCTAGTATCTCGCATTATGTGTATAACATTCCATATAAGCAATATGATGAGATTTTTGTGTTTTTAGAGCATGGATCTAGAGGAGAATGTTATGAACCCCTAATTGATGAATTGAAAAAGACAGGAGCATCTGTTATTTATCTTGTTGATTTCAGTTCATAG
- a CDS encoding HpcH/HpaI aldolase/citrate lyase family protein gives MKHFNRLTSSDCEELFYMPPQQIGSHSPKKEIARALGATLYIPAIKDRIGYRLMHQLPGLSSAVLCLEDSIHDEEVQEAEEHMIQEVQLLLSAEMDPEQFPFLFIRVRNVEQMKRIADRLQSALHVITGFVFPKFNRQNGREYLEQLQQIVEDTGISLFAMPIIETEEFLYKDTRVQEMNEIRKLFDEFRHLILNIRIGGTDLSGLYGMRRKFDSTIYDISLLHDFIGDVVNFFGRNSEEYMISGPVWEFFERKYENTYLALKEGSPYVYGFIREIEKDQLNGLCGKTIIHPSHIQLVNAMHVVSKEDYEDALEIVHKNEVGRGNGASISPYANKMNEAKPHQRWAIEVLMKSKVYGVFHDDKSYVNLLEKESVPLSYHR, from the coding sequence ATGAAGCATTTTAATAGGTTAACCTCTTCTGATTGTGAAGAGCTTTTTTACATGCCTCCTCAACAGATTGGTTCTCATTCTCCTAAGAAAGAGATTGCGCGAGCATTAGGAGCTACGCTATATATTCCAGCCATTAAGGATCGGATTGGTTATAGGCTTATGCATCAATTACCTGGTTTATCCTCTGCGGTACTGTGCTTGGAAGATTCTATTCATGACGAAGAAGTACAGGAAGCAGAAGAACATATGATTCAAGAAGTACAATTACTCTTATCAGCAGAAATGGATCCGGAGCAGTTTCCTTTCTTGTTTATTCGTGTTCGGAATGTTGAACAAATGAAACGAATTGCTGATCGCTTACAAAGCGCTTTACATGTGATTACCGGTTTTGTGTTTCCTAAGTTCAATCGTCAAAATGGCAGAGAGTATTTAGAACAACTTCAGCAAATTGTAGAAGATACGGGAATCTCACTATTTGCAATGCCGATTATCGAAACAGAAGAATTCTTGTATAAAGACACACGGGTGCAGGAAATGAATGAGATTCGAAAGTTATTTGATGAATTTCGGCACCTTATATTAAACATCCGGATAGGCGGCACAGATCTAAGTGGACTTTATGGTATGAGAAGAAAGTTTGACAGTACGATCTATGATATCTCCTTGTTACATGATTTTATTGGAGATGTCGTTAATTTCTTTGGTAGAAATAGTGAGGAGTACATGATTTCAGGTCCCGTATGGGAGTTCTTCGAAAGAAAGTACGAGAATACTTATCTAGCATTAAAGGAAGGCTCTCCTTATGTGTATGGATTTATTCGCGAGATCGAAAAAGATCAACTTAACGGACTGTGCGGGAAGACTATTATTCACCCTTCTCATATCCAACTGGTTAACGCCATGCATGTCGTATCGAAAGAAGATTACGAAGACGCTCTTGAGATTGTACATAAAAATGAAGTAGGGCGAGGAAACGGTGCCTCGATTAGTCCATATGCCAACAAAATGAACGAAGCTAAACCACACCAGCGTTGGGCTATCGAAGTACTTATGAAATCAAAAGTTTATGGGGTGTTTCATGATGACAAATCATACGTTAACTTACTCGAAAAAGAAAGTGTTCCATTATCCTATCACAGATAG
- a CDS encoding TerC family protein, with product MEILQGILDTYAQFFNWSMWAEVLTDPVSWGYIGTLIVLEGLLSADNALVLAVMVKHLPKEKQKKALFYGLLGAYAFRFIAIGLGMFLIKLWWVKILGAGYLAWLSIKFFIDHYKHKQSDEDAEGNGMNKNGILIRTFGLFWGTVIGVEIMDVAFSVDSILAAFAVSEQVWVLLVGGMLGVLMMRGIAGVFLKLLDNVPELEVTAHVLIGFIAVKMGLSIVHVEIGHWWFFGFIVGAFAITFIIHYMRKDQSSAQTAATEDQQ from the coding sequence ATGGAGATATTACAAGGCATATTAGACACATATGCTCAGTTTTTTAATTGGTCCATGTGGGCTGAGGTGTTAACCGATCCAGTCAGCTGGGGTTATATCGGGACGTTAATTGTTCTTGAAGGTTTGTTATCTGCTGATAACGCCTTGGTACTTGCTGTTATGGTTAAGCACTTGCCAAAGGAAAAGCAGAAGAAGGCTTTATTCTATGGTTTATTAGGGGCTTACGCATTTAGGTTTATTGCTATCGGTTTAGGTATGTTCTTAATTAAACTATGGTGGGTCAAGATCCTTGGTGCAGGTTACCTTGCATGGTTAAGTATTAAATTCTTTATTGATCATTATAAACACAAGCAATCTGATGAGGACGCTGAAGGAAACGGAATGAATAAGAACGGAATCCTCATTCGTACGTTCGGTTTATTCTGGGGTACCGTGATTGGCGTCGAAATCATGGACGTGGCTTTTTCAGTCGATAGTATCTTGGCAGCCTTTGCAGTTAGTGAACAGGTATGGGTACTACTTGTCGGAGGAATGCTAGGTGTCCTAATGATGCGTGGTATAGCAGGCGTTTTCTTAAAGCTGTTGGATAATGTACCAGAGTTAGAAGTAACGGCCCACGTCCTAATTGGATTTATTGCCGTTAAGATGGGTCTAAGTATTGTGCATGTTGAAATAGGACATTGGTGGTTCTTTGGCTTCATCGTTGGAGCATTTGCGATTACCTTTATCATTCACTATATGAGAAAAGATCAATCCTCTGCTCAGACAGCAGCAACGGAAGATCAACAATAA
- a CDS encoding TerD family protein, whose amino-acid sequence MSISLSKGQRIDLTKTNPGLTKAVIGLGWDINQYDSGASFDLDASAFLTDANGNVQNDAEFVFYNNLQDPSGAVAHTGDNRTGEGEGDDEQLTIDFSKVPSSVEKVAITVTIHDADARSQNFGQVHNAFVRVANEEDGQELIRYDLGEDFSIETAVVVCELYRHNGEWKFSAVGSGFSGGLAALCRNYGLEV is encoded by the coding sequence ATGTCTATTTCACTTTCAAAAGGACAACGCATTGATCTAACAAAAACAAATCCTGGTTTAACGAAAGCCGTTATTGGCCTGGGGTGGGATATTAACCAATATGATAGTGGAGCTAGTTTCGACTTAGATGCTTCAGCGTTCTTAACAGATGCTAATGGGAACGTTCAAAACGATGCTGAATTTGTATTTTACAACAACTTGCAAGATCCAAGTGGAGCTGTTGCCCATACAGGAGACAATCGAACAGGTGAAGGAGAAGGTGATGATGAGCAACTCACAATCGACTTCTCTAAAGTTCCTTCTTCAGTTGAAAAAGTAGCCATTACAGTCACAATTCATGATGCAGATGCACGGAGTCAAAACTTTGGCCAGGTCCATAATGCTTTTGTACGCGTCGCAAATGAAGAAGATGGTCAAGAGTTGATCCGTTATGATTTGGGTGAGGATTTCTCTATCGAAACAGCTGTTGTTGTTTGTGAGTTGTACCGTCATAATGGAGAATGGAAGTTTAGTGCTGTAGGAAGTGGCTTCTCCGGAGGTCTTGCTGCATTATGCCGAAATTATGGCTTAGAGGTTTAA
- a CDS encoding TerD family protein: protein MAVSLQKGQKVDLTKGNPGLKKITVGLGWDVNKFDTGKDFDLDASVFLLNDSGKVRSDQDFVFYNNNTGADGAVEHTGDNLTGAGEGDDEQVQIDLSTVPQDVQKIAFTITIHDAESRGQNFGQVSNAFVRVVNSDNQEELIRYDLAEDFSIETAVVVGELYRHNGEWKFSAIGSGYEGGLAALATDFGLTVA, encoded by the coding sequence ATGGCAGTAAGTTTGCAAAAAGGACAAAAAGTTGATTTAACAAAAGGGAATCCAGGGCTGAAAAAGATCACTGTAGGACTTGGATGGGACGTTAATAAATTTGATACAGGTAAAGATTTCGACTTAGACGCTTCTGTATTTCTATTAAATGATTCTGGTAAAGTCCGCTCCGATCAGGATTTTGTATTCTATAATAACAACACTGGTGCTGATGGAGCAGTTGAGCATACAGGTGATAACCTTACAGGTGCTGGTGAAGGCGATGATGAGCAGGTTCAAATTGACCTTAGTACTGTTCCTCAAGATGTACAGAAAATTGCGTTCACGATTACGATTCATGATGCTGAGTCACGTGGCCAAAACTTCGGACAAGTTTCTAATGCCTTTGTACGCGTTGTGAATTCTGATAATCAAGAAGAACTGATCCGCTACGATTTAGCAGAAGATTTCTCTATTGAAACAGCTGTTGTTGTTGGAGAATTATATCGCCACAATGGTGAGTGGAAGTTTAGTGCGATTGGCAGCGGTTATGAAGGTGGACTAGCTGCGCTAGCGACAGACTTTGGATTAACTGTAGCATAA
- a CDS encoding TerD family protein codes for MAISLQKGQRVDLTKSNPGLKKVMVGLGWDPVQNSGKKGGLLGALFGGGGGGPEIDCDASVIMLKDDKFVHKGDLVYFGNLKSSDKSITHTGDNLTGAGEGDDEQVFVNLDQVSPEYNKLVFIVNIYDAKRRNQDFGMIQNAFIRIQNDQNNEELIRFNLTDNHTGKTTLIPGELYRDGTEWKFAAVGEATSDVSLSEIVQKYS; via the coding sequence TTGGCTATTTCATTACAGAAAGGTCAACGTGTCGATTTAACAAAAAGCAATCCAGGACTTAAAAAGGTTATGGTAGGTTTAGGTTGGGACCCAGTGCAAAACTCTGGCAAAAAGGGCGGCCTGCTAGGCGCGCTGTTTGGTGGAGGCGGTGGCGGTCCTGAAATCGACTGTGACGCGTCCGTTATTATGCTTAAAGATGATAAATTTGTACATAAAGGTGACCTTGTGTACTTCGGAAATCTGAAAAGTTCAGATAAAAGCATTACTCACACTGGAGATAATCTAACTGGAGCAGGTGAAGGCGATGACGAGCAAGTGTTTGTTAACTTGGATCAAGTGTCACCTGAATATAATAAACTTGTATTTATCGTCAATATTTATGATGCGAAAAGACGTAATCAAGATTTTGGAATGATTCAAAATGCGTTTATTCGCATACAGAATGACCAAAATAATGAAGAGTTAATTCGCTTTAACTTAACAGATAACCATACTGGTAAGACAACACTTATTCCAGGGGAGCTATACCGTGATGGAACAGAGTGGAAGTTTGCCGCAGTAGGTGAAGCGACCTCAGATGTTTCTTTAAGTGAGATCGTTCAGAAATATTCATAA
- a CDS encoding GNAT family N-acetyltransferase, whose product MNNDKVQFTKANDRERMLPFLKLADDSENMIRDYIQEGELYEIVVDDQTVGIILFTFTARDIVEIKNMALVNSMRRKGMGREVIKRFSEHYKKSGYSYMIVGTANSSIGNLAFYQKAGFRFDHIKRDFFSSYEEPIVEDGIRAFDMIMLKKTL is encoded by the coding sequence TTGAATAATGATAAGGTTCAGTTCACAAAAGCAAATGATCGAGAGCGTATGTTACCATTTCTTAAATTAGCTGATGATAGCGAGAATATGATTCGAGACTATATCCAAGAGGGTGAGCTTTATGAGATTGTGGTAGATGATCAGACTGTAGGTATTATCCTTTTTACTTTTACGGCTAGAGATATAGTTGAAATAAAAAACATGGCGCTAGTTAACAGCATGAGAAGGAAAGGGATGGGGCGAGAAGTGATTAAGCGTTTTTCCGAACATTATAAAAAATCAGGCTACTCCTATATGATTGTAGGAACAGCTAATTCTAGTATTGGAAATTTAGCCTTTTATCAGAAAGCTGGGTTTCGTTTTGATCACATCAAAAGAGACTTTTTTTCTTCCTATGAAGAGCCAATCGTAGAAGATGGGATTCGTGCCTTTGATATGATCATGCTTAAAAAGACCCTTTAA
- a CDS encoding rhodanese-like domain-containing protein, which yields METLGLTALFILLAFFITKQFISPLLYMKKIDQHSISDDYCVIDVRDYVSAHRSPYPKAENIPLSYLPRALKEQFECSKEIVLVSDDLRGVRMAAKMIRKKKQQSVYYIQPM from the coding sequence ATGGAAACGTTAGGTCTTACGGCGCTTTTTATTTTATTGGCTTTTTTCATTACTAAACAATTTATTTCACCCCTACTCTATATGAAGAAGATCGATCAACATTCTATCTCTGATGATTATTGTGTAATAGATGTAAGAGACTATGTGTCTGCTCATCGCAGCCCTTATCCAAAAGCAGAGAATATTCCTCTTTCTTATTTACCTAGAGCATTAAAGGAACAATTTGAATGCTCTAAGGAGATTGTTCTTGTTAGTGACGATCTAAGAGGAGTCAGAATGGCTGCTAAAATGATTCGAAAAAAGAAACAACAATCGGTTTATTATATTCAACCTATGTAA